The Clostridium sporogenes region GCAGTGTTTATACCTTCTTGCTTACATGCCATTAGTAAACTAGTAGCAGCTTCTGGCTGCATTAAAACTTCGCCACCACCTAATGTAACTCCACCGCCGGACATTTCATAAAAGGTTCTATCTTCTTCTACTATTTTTAAAAGTTCAGAGATAGTTTTTTCTTCTCCAACTATTGATATAGCAGATTTAAGACAAGCTTCTTTACACTTTCCACATCCTATACAATCTATGTCACGATTAACTTCATGCTTTAGAGTTTTATTAGAAATAGTATGAATTCCTACAGGACATGCAGAAACACAAGCTCCACAATTCACACATAGATTACTTTTAAGCATAACTCTATATTTTTTTTCTAGTCCTTCAGGATTTGCACACCATTTACATCTAAGTGGACATCCTTGAAAAAATACTAAAGTTCTTATTCCATCTCCATCATACATATTATATTTTTGTATATTAAAAATCCTTGCTTTTCTCTCGATTATACCTAAATTTCCATTACTCATATTACTCATTCTCCAGTTTCATTTACTTTGATTTTTAATATATATCTTAATTTACATCTGCAATCTACAAAACAGGCTGTAGATTGCAGACTTTATATAAATTATTTTAAAGGGACTAAGTTATATATTTTCTATAAGTTATATATTTTCCATCAAATTTTTATTAGAAATGTGTAAGCATAGTTCTACTTATAATTTCATCTTGAACATCTTTACATAACTCAACGAAGAATGCACTGTATCCAGCAACACGAACAATTAAATCACGATATTGATCTGGATGTTTTTGAGCTTCTATTAAAGTCTTATTGTCTAAATAGTTAAATTGAACTTCTCCAAGTTGAAGGGCACACGCACTACGTAATAATGTAATGATTCCTTGTTCTCCTTCTGGTGTATCAAGAAGACCAGATATTAACTTAAAGTTATGAACCATACCTATATTCATATCTTCACAAGACATCTTAGAAACAGATTTTATTATAGAAGTAGGGCCTTTAAAATCAGCGCCTTGTGATGGACTTATACCATCTGATAAAGGCATCCATGCTCTACGTCCATTTGCTGTAGCTCCAGTCATTTGTCCAAATGGAGTATTGTTTGATATTGATAAAGTACCATGGCTAAGTACTGAATATAATGTCTTATATTTACGATGTTCTTGTTCTGTAAAGTTAATTAAATCAGCAGCAATTAAATCTGCATAATCATCATCGTTACCATACTTAGGTGCTTCTAAACAATCTTTTTTTAATTGTTCATATCCAACGAAATCTGCTTTTAAAGCTTCA contains the following coding sequences:
- the cutD gene encoding choline TMA-lyase-activating enzyme — its product is MSNGNLGIIERKARIFNIQKYNMYDGDGIRTLVFFQGCPLRCKWCANPEGLEKKYRVMLKSNLCVNCGACVSACPVGIHTISNKTLKHEVNRDIDCIGCGKCKEACLKSAISIVGEEKTISELLKIVEEDRTFYEMSGGGVTLGGGEVLMQPEAATSLLMACKQEGINTAIETCGYTKLETILKVAEFVDLFLFDIKNINSDRHYELTGVRNERILENLQELLKKKYNVKIRMPLLKGINDSQDEIEKTMEFLLPYKDYKNFKGIDLLPYHKMGVNKYNQLGMEYPIKDDPSLKNEDLDRIESWIKKYDLPVKVIRH